The following DNA comes from Triplophysa dalaica isolate WHDGS20190420 chromosome 10, ASM1584641v1, whole genome shotgun sequence.
tctagagccctgtttGAATCCCAAGTGTGGAAAACTAAAGTcataataaattgtaatatcGAGTCGCAATAGTTTTATAATCGCAATTCTCTATTATcgcaatatattttaaatcgtCACACAAGTATAGTATTGAATTGATAGTATTGAGTCTGGAGATAAATGTATCGTATCGTCCCAGCCCTTTTTACTCACCATTAACAAGTAGCAAGACATTCACATGTTCTCCTGAATGTATAATGTAACATTCATATACTCCAGCATCAGTGTGGATAAGCTTGTTGAGTTGGATGGAGAAGTTTCCTCTTACAAAGTCATAAggaaaaatgtctgttttgttcTTGAACCTTGGTTCCTGATGCTCCACTGAACCTTTACCTTTAAAAATATCATAGACAGGCATGCTGGCATTATGTCTCCAATGAATATTGATGTCTTGAAGTTTGTGCTCATGTCTTTTTGAAGCACATGGCAAGAGAACAGAACCTCCAATAACCCCATTGATTGTCACCTGTGAATATACTgaaacaagagaaacatttagtACAAACACTTTCTGGCATCTTTGCATATGACATGAATTTCTCAGCATTAGTTTGTGTTTAATGCTACGTTTATagcattaatgcattttaatttttaaacgCATAACTTGTGCTACGGTTCTGTCTGCAATTCACCGTACTTCAGTGTTTTCAACCCTTAAAAACTTTTGAGACTTTTGGAGACACTGCAGACCCTGTTTGAGTTTGAAAATTCAGTGTAGACAGAAGGAAATACAGACTTGAAAGAAAATGAAGCTGTGGCTGCCCACATTTATTCCTTATATAATATTGCAACTGTCCAGATGTGCAAGATGTGCATTGGGTTCAAGTTTCTCTTTGAATGTCAGTGATCGGGCAGTCGTGGCTTAATGGttagagtcggactcgtgaccagaaggttgccggttcgattctcAGAGCCGGCAGGTAGTCTTCAcagcccttgagcaaggcaccgtACCCCTActcgctgcagtgatagctgcccactgctccgggtatTCACAACTTGCTGGAtaggttaaatgcagaggtcacattttgggtatgggtcaccatatctgacaaataggtcccTTTCACTACATTTAAAGCAGTGAACAATTTTCATTGTAAGGCCCCCCTTGTGTGGGCCACATTGCTTTGTGGCCCCCCAAATTAAGACTTATGATCTTTAACTTAGAATTGTTATTAACCTAAGACATATGCAATTATTCttcaatgctggaacatcaattatttagGTTGGtggtattattttttttatgtttgattgcaAAAAACtgtatgatacatttctatatttcatacaaTTTGTAATCAACACATTCACAGAGCACACCCATATCATAAGCACCAGAGACCTTTctctataataaaaaaaagcaaaaagtaaataaaaagatgtgTTGTACTTTTATCCACTGCTTGAGTAAAGAACAAAAATTTTCTGCTCACCTTTTTGAATTttcttatatttcataaaatgccacaaaaactGCCCCCAGTTTCAGAAACactaattaaaaacaacactatgtatttttttagacCCTAAAATAATGTCTCCAAAATTATTTCAGTtgtagaacaactcttaactggacTAATTCTACTATCGCTGCTATCCGAGCAGCCTCCTACCAGCTACAACCGCACTCTGTAACTTTGGTGATCTGGTCGGTACACACAGCCCCGTCCATCCCCTAACTGCGGAATAGTAGGGCTCCAGACTGTGACTAAAATGGTCGCATTTGcaactaaaatattaatttgcgAGTTATATTTATTCAGAGATCGCCAGTGGCGACCATGcaaatttacttgtttttaaattgttttcaataaatcCGTCGCAAAACTCCAGTGTACCGAATGCCAACGGgagtgaaagagagatagagaactCTGCAGGTAAACCTCACCTCCCGACCCCAAGATGTGCTCTAACAACAGACACTAGAGGCTGCAGTCTTTCCTCATAAGAGCGCCCGACTCCAATGCCTCGTAGCAGGACTGGTGTGAACGGTTACAGCAGCAGCTGGCCTTTTTCCCTTGTGCTCAGCGCTCTGCTCTCCATTTTTGGACCTTCAGTATGAAGGTCTGGCTAGGCAAGACTAAATGCGTGTGGTTGTGGAGTTACTTGGAGTAATGCATGA
Coding sequences within:
- the LOC130429885 gene encoding uncharacterized protein LOC130429885 isoform X1 is translated as MIISCCYIYALLVNIWTTDKVYSQVTINGVIGGSVLLPCASKRHEHKLQDINIHWRHNASMPVYDIFKGKGSVEHQEPRFKNKTDIFPYDFVRGNFSIQLNKLIHTDAGVYECYIIHSGEHVNVLLLVNESTEAKEAGGGNKSEETNIVLISITVLCVFVVVLSISLFVYKWFYKTSRSQLSYYVSEELEPVNQNHHN